In Trueperaceae bacterium, the following are encoded in one genomic region:
- a CDS encoding UvrD-helicase domain-containing protein → MTTLHDADARLHALTTRDRSLLIEAGAGSGKTSLMAGRIARLLADGEPPDAIAAITFTDAAAARLGNAVQALVEALIEGHVDVSVAPAFAGGVDDAARANLRAAAREIDALTTSTIHGFARALALPYPVEAGLDPGARVLDADAADALFDEVVDGWLRDRFGDAGREDDPLVRWLVGAPQTGAAGLRALAVDRRHHRDATPPEANLAALGASLAALRDGVDAFAAELDHWPFTSPQATERREVLRAILDDVDGLAVGAADVAPGDVVDLALAL, encoded by the coding sequence GACGCCCGCCTGCACGCCCTCACGACCCGCGACCGCAGCCTCCTGATCGAGGCGGGGGCGGGCAGCGGCAAGACGTCCCTGATGGCGGGCCGCATCGCCCGCCTCCTCGCCGACGGCGAACCGCCCGACGCGATCGCCGCCATCACCTTCACCGACGCCGCCGCCGCACGGCTCGGCAACGCCGTGCAGGCCCTCGTCGAGGCGTTGATCGAGGGGCACGTCGACGTCTCCGTCGCGCCCGCCTTCGCGGGCGGCGTCGACGACGCCGCCCGCGCGAACCTCCGGGCCGCCGCCCGCGAGATCGACGCCCTCACGACGAGCACCATCCACGGCTTCGCGCGCGCCCTGGCGCTGCCCTACCCCGTCGAAGCCGGCCTCGACCCGGGCGCCCGCGTCCTCGACGCCGACGCCGCCGACGCCCTCTTCGACGAGGTCGTCGACGGGTGGCTCCGCGACCGGTTCGGGGACGCCGGCCGCGAGGACGACCCGCTCGTGCGCTGGTTGGTCGGGGCGCCCCAAACCGGCGCCGCCGGCCTCCGCGCCCTCGCCGTCGACCGCCGGCACCACCGCGACGCGACCCCCCCCGAAGCGAACCTCGCGGCGCTCGGCGCGTCCCTCGCCGCGCTGCGCGACGGCGTCGACGCCTTCGCCGCGGAGCTGGACCACTGGCCGTTCACCTCCCCGCAGGCGACCGAGCGGCGCGAGGTCCTCCGCGCGATCCTCGACGACGTCGACGGCCTCGCGGTCGGCGCGGCGGACGTCGCGCCGGGCGACGTCGTCGACCTCGCCCTCGCCCTCG